The Virgibacillus phasianinus genome includes a window with the following:
- a CDS encoding TIGR00266 family protein has product MNNHEIDYKLHGDDMQFVEIELDPQETVIAEAGSLMMMEDQIRMETIFGSGSDDQQGGLMGKLLGAGKRVITGESLFMTTFTNEGSGKKHASFAAPYPGKIIPMDLSEINGKLICQKDSFLAAAKGVAIGIEFQKKVGTGFFGGEGFIMQKLEGDGMAFVHAGGTMYKKVLEPGETLRVDTGCLVAMTGDVDYNIEFIGGVKTALFGGEGLFFATLRGPGTVWTQSLPFSRLASRVFAAAPEKGGSQGEGSIAGGLFGLLGGDRK; this is encoded by the coding sequence ATGAATAACCACGAAATTGATTACAAACTACATGGCGATGACATGCAATTTGTTGAAATTGAACTAGATCCACAGGAAACAGTAATTGCAGAGGCCGGAAGTTTAATGATGATGGAGGATCAGATTCGCATGGAGACAATTTTCGGAAGCGGGTCAGATGATCAACAGGGTGGCCTAATGGGCAAGCTTCTTGGTGCGGGTAAACGTGTCATAACCGGCGAGAGTTTATTTATGACAACATTCACGAATGAAGGATCTGGTAAAAAACATGCGTCATTCGCTGCGCCGTATCCAGGTAAAATCATACCAATGGATCTTAGTGAGATTAATGGAAAATTGATTTGCCAAAAGGATTCATTCCTTGCGGCTGCTAAGGGAGTAGCAATCGGCATCGAATTTCAAAAGAAAGTTGGCACAGGTTTTTTCGGTGGCGAAGGTTTTATCATGCAAAAACTGGAAGGTGATGGAATGGCCTTTGTTCACGCTGGGGGAACGATGTACAAAAAAGTTCTTGAACCAGGTGAAACATTGCGTGTTGACACCGGTTGTCTTGTTGCCATGACAGGTGATGTAGACTACAATATCGAATTTATTGGTGGTGTTAAAACTGCTTTATTCGGTGGCGAAGGTTTATTTTTTGCAACTCTTAGAGGACCAGGTACAGTATGGACTCAGTCCTTACCATTTAGCCGATTAGCAAGTCGGGTGTTCGCTGCAGCACCTGAGAAAGGCGGATCTCAAGGTGAAGGAAGTATTGCTGGTGGATTATTTGGTTTATTAGGCGGCGATAGAAAGTAG